One window of Metamycoplasma arthritidis genomic DNA carries:
- a CDS encoding ATP-dependent helicase, translating into MKKNDFDSLNEQQKSAVIFTDGALRIIAGAGSGKTRVLTYKIAYLIENRNVSPGDILALTFSNKAANEMRDRAYGALEKTNEYPTVSTFHSLCARILRSEIHNFDYPNDFQILDESDQKQVLKIVYTELGISQAQYTFGSIISFIQNQKNNLVAPEDLLADEDSAKDPRTLIYKSYQERLNNAHSLDFDDLLVFVYRLFYDPKFEAISHKWSKRFKYLLIDEFQDTSELQYKIVKILAGSGNITVVGDPDQTIYSWRNADINIIMNFDKDFPEAVTIKLEQNYRSTKKILNAANNLISYNKFRLDKKLFTDNEEGEDIDFYCGFSEEAEARKIASKISELKRKRVQLKNIAILFRISSYSRAIEEALINENTIYKLFGSTKFYQREEVKDALAYLRVIHDGSEISLLRVINKPARRIGTSTIDKLLKFSKENNLDLFKCLDTKFNEIQKNLHIQMETLKNLASLINEIRWARRVIQGNQIYLTLKEFMINNIKYFEEYKSSEEEYENRMENFLNLIEAIHVWETKHPHGTIDEYLQEITLITDRDVEDDAASYVSLMTIHNAKGLEFDYVFVVGLSEDIFPLRRAITISPKFDFTYLPFEKEEELQKQPENIEGLEEERRLAYVAMTRARTKLFLSYAVNRRGLNKPSRFLKEAGIKKTSSIQTASSFSQAMDIDENVNLIVGDEISHSTYGHGKILNIIGKIIEVQFDDKKIRKLDKTHIAIKKL; encoded by the coding sequence ATGAAAAAGAACGATTTTGATTCCCTCAATGAACAACAAAAAAGCGCCGTTATTTTCACTGACGGCGCCCTAAGAATTATTGCCGGGGCTGGTAGTGGAAAAACCCGAGTACTAACTTATAAAATTGCTTATTTAATTGAAAATAGAAATGTTAGTCCTGGGGATATTTTAGCGCTAACTTTTTCTAATAAAGCGGCTAATGAAATGCGTGATCGTGCATACGGTGCATTAGAAAAAACCAACGAATATCCAACCGTAAGCACATTTCACTCATTATGTGCTCGAATTTTAAGAAGCGAAATTCACAATTTTGATTATCCTAATGATTTTCAAATTCTTGACGAAAGTGATCAAAAGCAAGTTCTAAAAATCGTTTATACTGAACTTGGCATTAGTCAAGCACAGTATACCTTTGGCTCAATTATTAGTTTCATTCAAAATCAAAAAAATAATTTAGTTGCTCCTGAAGATCTATTAGCCGATGAAGATAGTGCCAAAGATCCTCGTACCTTAATTTACAAAAGCTATCAAGAAAGACTTAACAATGCTCATTCATTAGACTTTGACGATCTCTTGGTGTTTGTCTATCGTTTGTTTTATGATCCAAAATTTGAAGCAATTTCACATAAATGATCAAAACGTTTCAAATATTTATTGATCGACGAATTTCAAGATACTAGCGAACTACAATACAAAATCGTTAAAATCTTAGCTGGTAGTGGCAATATTACTGTAGTTGGCGACCCCGATCAAACAATTTATTCATGAAGAAATGCCGATATTAACATCATCATGAATTTTGACAAGGATTTCCCCGAAGCAGTTACTATTAAACTTGAACAAAACTATCGCTCAACTAAAAAAATCTTAAATGCAGCCAATAATTTAATTTCTTACAATAAATTTAGATTAGATAAAAAGTTATTCACCGACAATGAAGAAGGTGAAGATATTGATTTTTATTGTGGATTTAGCGAAGAAGCCGAAGCTAGAAAAATAGCAAGCAAAATTTCAGAGTTAAAACGTAAACGTGTACAGCTTAAAAATATTGCAATTCTATTTAGAATAAGTAGTTATTCGAGAGCAATTGAAGAAGCACTAATTAATGAAAACACCATTTACAAGCTTTTTGGTTCAACTAAATTCTATCAACGCGAAGAAGTTAAAGATGCTCTTGCTTATTTAAGAGTAATTCATGACGGTTCAGAAATTTCTTTACTAAGAGTTATTAATAAACCCGCTCGTAGAATTGGTACTAGCACGATCGATAAACTTCTAAAGTTTTCAAAAGAAAATAATTTGGACCTATTCAAATGTCTTGATACTAAATTTAATGAAATTCAAAAAAATCTTCATATTCAAATGGAAACTTTAAAAAATTTAGCTTCGTTAATTAATGAAATTAGATGAGCTAGACGAGTAATCCAAGGCAATCAAATTTACTTGACTTTAAAAGAATTCATGATCAATAATATAAAGTATTTTGAAGAATACAAAAGCTCAGAAGAAGAATATGAAAATCGCATGGAAAACTTTCTAAACTTAATTGAAGCAATTCATGTTTGAGAAACAAAACACCCACATGGCACCATTGATGAATATCTTCAAGAAATTACTCTAATTACTGATCGCGATGTTGAAGACGATGCCGCTAGTTATGTTTCTTTAATGACTATCCACAACGCAAAGGGATTGGAGTTTGATTATGTCTTTGTCGTGGGGCTTAGTGAAGATATTTTCCCATTAAGAAGAGCAATTACAATTTCACCAAAATTTGATTTTACTTATCTACCGTTCGAAAAAGAAGAAGAGTTGCAAAAACAACCCGAAAACATTGAAGGACTAGAAGAGGAAAGAAGATTAGCTTATGTGGCGATGACTCGAGCTAGAACCAAACTTTTTCTTTCTTATGCTGTAAATCGTAGAGGCCTAAACAAACCTAGTCGCTTTTTAAAAGAAGCCGGTATTAAAAAAACTAGTTCTATCCAAACTGCAAGTAGTTTTAGTCAAGCCATGGACATTGATGAAAATGTTAATTTAATTGTAGGCGACGAAATTAGTCACAGCACTTATGGTCATGGCAAAATCTTAAACATAATTGGCAAAATTATTGAAGTGCAATTTGACGATAAGAAAATTAGAAAGTTAGACAAAACTCATATTGCCATTAAAAAACTTTAA
- a CDS encoding RDD family protein, with protein sequence MTKINKKANFWIRLLATLIDVIFFLAFAIGLSFGTFNYQKGTYYHLALYYFWLICLIAYLILFFIVIPIVWKGKTLGMAICKIKVIKQNEKDKFSKVIFDRQRLFSFLWVFVFLSFICFVSPETFLQAANIKQLAKLNKVQKAFLAIPTALSALAAFSEIFLIITNARESRVGLNDKLSSSFTVWKNKYEEVKEKTIKDATKIQPKIRKLPKITIDKQ encoded by the coding sequence ATGACAAAAATAAATAAAAAAGCTAATTTTTGAATAAGACTACTAGCAACGTTGATAGACGTTATTTTCTTTTTAGCTTTTGCCATTGGCCTTTCCTTTGGAACATTTAATTATCAAAAAGGAACTTACTATCATCTTGCTCTCTATTATTTTTGACTAATATGTTTAATTGCTTATTTAATTTTGTTTTTTATTGTCATCCCCATTGTGTGAAAAGGCAAAACTTTGGGTATGGCAATTTGTAAAATTAAAGTTATTAAACAAAACGAAAAGGATAAATTTTCAAAGGTTATCTTCGATCGTCAAAGGTTGTTTAGTTTTCTTTGAGTCTTTGTCTTTCTAAGCTTCATATGCTTCGTTTCACCAGAAACATTTCTGCAAGCTGCGAATATTAAACAATTAGCCAAATTAAACAAAGTGCAAAAAGCATTTTTGGCAATTCCTACCGCTTTAAGCGCACTTGCCGCTTTTAGTGAAATTTTCTTAATTATTACTAACGCTCGCGAAAGTAGAGTCGGTTTGAATGACAAACTTTCTTCATCTTTTACTGTTTGAAAGAATAAGTATGAAGAGGTCAAAGAAAAGACAATAAAAGATGCGACAAAAATACAACCAAAAATCAGAAAATTGCCCAAGATTACAATTGACAAGCAATAA
- a CDS encoding glycosyltransferase: MNQLTIIIPVYHPSKPLEAILHNILKQKDQTFNVILAVDKPTDHDYEAIKAAKKILNGRLKIIINTNHQNINNVIKQSLSYVETKYVYIFYSYTHLKSEFTLHINNFLKTNSPDFIEILAYCRGLVAHDYTNLGLQENVVINLNDDKSPIAYMTPVSFNFIVNSNIAKEAYKNIQARNINMQYSSEYKYKSIILAKSFAYITSTWVEDYNNQLILFNPKNTGREWNAIFAFAKDKDFGFDELIFARKIHLGYYVAMSINDLKFKKTSAEYKSISLMKNFLIKEIEDFDVQNYVSMQTNKYCAKWNLPSFSKKEVTKPLKWEDLINTFSSWQNDKNK; this comes from the coding sequence ATGAATCAATTAACAATTATAATTCCGGTATATCATCCTAGCAAACCGCTTGAAGCAATCCTGCACAACATACTGAAACAAAAAGATCAAACCTTCAATGTTATTTTGGCCGTTGATAAGCCTACCGATCATGATTATGAGGCCATCAAAGCTGCTAAGAAAATCTTAAACGGACGATTAAAAATCATTATTAATACCAATCATCAAAATATAAATAATGTTATTAAACAATCACTTTCATATGTGGAAACTAAATATGTTTACATTTTCTATTCATACACCCATTTAAAAAGCGAGTTTACTCTACACATTAACAATTTTTTGAAAACTAATAGCCCTGATTTTATTGAAATTCTTGCCTATTGCCGCGGGCTAGTAGCTCATGATTACACTAACTTAGGATTGCAAGAAAATGTCGTTATTAACTTAAATGATGATAAAAGTCCAATTGCTTATATGACGCCGGTTTCTTTTAATTTTATTGTTAACAGTAACATTGCTAAAGAAGCTTACAAAAATATTCAAGCTAGAAATATCAATATGCAATATTCTTCAGAATATAAGTATAAATCTATAATTTTGGCTAAATCTTTTGCTTACATTACCTCAACTTGAGTTGAAGATTATAATAATCAACTAATTCTTTTTAATCCTAAAAACACTGGGCGTGAATGAAATGCCATTTTTGCGTTTGCTAAGGATAAAGATTTTGGCTTTGATGAGCTGATTTTTGCAAGAAAAATTCATTTGGGATATTACGTAGCAATGTCAATCAATGATCTCAAATTTAAAAAAACATCAGCTGAATATAAATCAATTTCATTGATGAAAAACTTTTTAATTAAAGAAATTGAAGACTTTGATGTTCAAAATTATGTTTCAATGCAAACTAATAAATATTGTGCAAAATGAAACTTACCTTCTTTTAGTAAAAAAGAAGTAACTAAACCATTAAAATGAGAAGACCTAATTAATACATTTAGTTCATGACAAAATGACAAAAATAAATAA
- the asnS gene encoding asparagine--tRNA ligase has product MTATIKTLYRKLKHLKNSQEFEVNGWVVSSRGNDKIRFVTLNDGSSVENLQLVLKEDEIKKVNVDHLSLGAAVYAKGVLILTPEAKQPFELVVSELEIIGKVDNNFPIQKKETSLDFLREIPHLRHRTNLFRAIMIIRATLAYEIHQFFNKNDFINISVPIITSNDGEGAGETLLVDDESKDYFFKQKAFLGVTGQLHAEAYAAGFKNVYTFAPTFRAENSHTSRHLAEFWMIEPEMAFATLKDDIKIADSMLKTVIKNTIEKCPDEMKLLDFLKDNTLLPTLNEFIHKKITVLDYKVAVKKLLEHKYRFEEKNIYFGMDLASEHEKFISESIVKGPVAIINYPKDIKAFYMYQNADNKTVACFDLLVPGIGELIGGSQRESRYEKLVTRMAELNIPQEPLQWYLDLRKYGYAPSSGFGLGFERLVMYVTGISNIRDVIPFPRVAGTIKM; this is encoded by the coding sequence ATGACAGCAACAATTAAAACACTATATAGAAAACTAAAGCATCTAAAAAACTCGCAAGAATTTGAAGTAAATGGGTGAGTGGTTTCAAGCAGAGGCAACGATAAAATTAGGTTCGTCACACTTAACGATGGTAGCAGCGTTGAAAACTTACAACTTGTTTTAAAAGAAGATGAGATTAAAAAAGTTAACGTTGATCACCTTTCGTTAGGAGCAGCAGTTTATGCTAAAGGGGTGTTAATTTTGACTCCTGAAGCTAAACAGCCATTTGAATTGGTAGTTAGTGAACTTGAAATCATTGGCAAAGTTGACAACAATTTTCCAATCCAAAAAAAAGAAACATCACTAGATTTTTTAAGAGAGATTCCCCATTTAAGACATCGAACCAATTTGTTTAGAGCAATTATGATTATAAGAGCTACTCTTGCTTATGAAATTCACCAATTTTTCAACAAAAATGACTTCATTAACATTAGTGTGCCAATTATTACCTCAAACGATGGCGAAGGTGCTGGTGAAACTTTGTTGGTTGACGATGAATCTAAAGACTATTTTTTCAAACAAAAAGCTTTTCTAGGTGTAACAGGGCAGCTACATGCCGAAGCATATGCTGCTGGTTTTAAAAATGTTTATACCTTCGCACCAACATTCCGTGCCGAAAATTCGCACACTTCAAGACATCTAGCTGAATTTTGAATGATTGAGCCCGAAATGGCTTTTGCTACTTTAAAAGATGATATTAAAATAGCTGATTCAATGCTAAAAACAGTTATTAAAAATACCATTGAAAAATGTCCTGATGAAATGAAACTTTTAGACTTTTTAAAAGACAATACTTTGCTTCCTACTCTAAATGAATTCATTCATAAAAAAATTACCGTCCTTGATTACAAAGTTGCTGTTAAAAAATTACTAGAACACAAATATCGTTTCGAAGAAAAAAATATCTACTTTGGCATGGACTTGGCTAGTGAACATGAAAAATTTATCTCTGAGTCAATTGTTAAGGGCCCAGTGGCAATCATTAACTATCCAAAAGACATTAAAGCATTTTATATGTATCAAAATGCTGACAATAAGACTGTGGCTTGCTTCGATCTTTTAGTACCTGGCATTGGTGAGCTAATTGGTGGTAGCCAAAGAGAAAGTCGTTATGAAAAATTAGTAACAAGAATGGCTGAGTTAAACATTCCGCAAGAACCTTTACAATGATATTTGGATCTAAGAAAATATGGATATGCTCCAAGTAGTGGTTTTGGGCTAGGCTTTGAGAGATTAGTGATGTATGTCACTGGCATTAGCAATATACGTGATGTTATCCCCTTCCCTAGAGTTGCAGGAACTATCAAAATGTAG
- the serS gene encoding serine--tRNA ligase has protein sequence MLDLKFILNNKNEVIKKLSTRNYDLANITKINNLGEMRSKLIFELEKLQAKRNKLSDEIGIKKRNNENCDSLIEEVNAIKAQIEKVDHEADDIISQVNDILTKIPNLPYDDVPVGSDELDNKVIKEHASLGRGLVKGVEAHYDIATKLDIIDFTRAVKLAQTRFVLYKNAGAKLIRALANFMLDTHINNGYKEIMPAHLVNSKMLFGTGQLPKFKDDLFRVSDSDLWLIPTAEVPLTNYHYDEILNLNEPIKYVAYTKCFRSEAGSGGRDTRGIIRQHEFHKVELVKIVRQEDAMGEWEKMVNDAKNILTLLELPYREILLCTGDMGFSSAKTIDLEIWIPSEQRYRETSSISICKDFQARRAKIRYKDADGKTKYAFTMNGSGVAIDRVMAAILENYQNSDGTITVPKVLVPYMNGITKIEAK, from the coding sequence ATGTTGGATCTAAAATTTATCTTAAATAATAAAAACGAAGTAATTAAAAAACTATCAACTCGTAACTATGATTTAGCTAACATTACCAAAATCAATAATCTTGGTGAAATGCGTAGTAAATTGATTTTTGAACTAGAAAAATTACAAGCAAAAAGAAATAAACTAAGTGATGAAATTGGTATTAAAAAAAGAAATAATGAAAATTGCGATTCGCTAATTGAAGAAGTTAACGCAATTAAGGCCCAAATTGAAAAAGTTGATCATGAAGCTGACGATATTATTAGCCAAGTAAATGACATTTTAACTAAAATTCCTAACCTGCCTTATGATGATGTTCCCGTTGGAAGTGACGAATTAGACAATAAAGTTATAAAAGAACACGCATCGCTAGGTAGAGGACTAGTTAAAGGCGTTGAAGCACATTATGATATTGCCACAAAACTAGACATTATTGATTTTACTAGAGCCGTTAAATTAGCACAAACTCGTTTTGTACTTTATAAAAATGCGGGCGCTAAGTTAATTCGTGCCCTTGCTAATTTTATGCTTGACACGCATATTAACAATGGTTACAAAGAAATTATGCCCGCTCACTTAGTTAATAGCAAAATGTTGTTTGGGACAGGACAACTACCTAAATTTAAAGATGATCTATTTAGAGTAAGTGATAGTGATCTTTGACTAATTCCTACCGCAGAAGTGCCATTGACCAACTATCACTACGATGAAATTTTGAATTTAAATGAACCAATAAAATATGTTGCTTATACTAAATGTTTTCGTTCTGAAGCAGGTAGTGGTGGTCGAGATACAAGAGGCATTATTAGACAACACGAGTTTCACAAAGTTGAACTAGTTAAAATAGTTCGGCAAGAAGATGCGATGGGTGAATGAGAAAAAATGGTCAATGATGCTAAAAACATTTTGACTTTATTAGAACTTCCTTACCGTGAAATTTTACTTTGCACTGGTGATATGGGCTTTAGTTCAGCTAAAACAATTGACCTTGAAATTTGAATACCTAGCGAACAACGCTATCGTGAAACTAGCTCAATTTCAATTTGCAAAGATTTTCAAGCTAGACGAGCAAAGATTAGATATAAAGATGCCGATGGCAAAACCAAATACGCATTTACTATGAATGGCTCTGGTGTAGCAATTGATCGAGTAATGGCAGCAATTTTAGAAAACTATCAAAACTCAGACGGTACAATTACTGTTCCTAAAGTATTAGTGCCATACATGAATGGCATTACTAAAATTGAAGCTAAATAA